A single genomic interval of Desulfonatronum sp. SC1 harbors:
- a CDS encoding ABC transporter ATP-binding protein: MNNAILTLSDVRKAYLTEKKERIDALDRIDLDIFENDFVCILGPSGCGKSTLLRLVAGLDKDYQGKISYKGKLLTSSSHEIGMVFQEYSLLPWRNVIDNVVLGPEFLGKGKRERIEIGMKYLRLVGLDAYTNSYPYELSGGMQQRVAIARSLANDPQILLMDEPFGALDAHTRILLQKELLTIWNKNRKTILFVTHSVDEAIYLSDRIVVMSASPGKILADIPVDMPRPRKRSDPAYGALVAQLLEMLESEAKL, translated from the coding sequence ATGAACAACGCCATTTTGACCCTGTCGGACGTCCGCAAAGCCTATCTCACGGAAAAGAAAGAGCGGATCGACGCCCTTGACCGCATTGACCTTGACATTTTCGAGAACGACTTCGTCTGCATCCTCGGGCCTTCCGGCTGCGGAAAGTCCACCCTGCTCCGACTGGTCGCGGGGCTGGACAAGGACTACCAAGGAAAAATTTCATATAAGGGCAAACTGCTGACCTCAAGCAGCCACGAAATTGGGATGGTGTTTCAAGAGTATTCCCTGCTCCCCTGGCGCAACGTCATCGACAACGTCGTTCTCGGCCCGGAATTTCTTGGAAAAGGCAAAAGGGAGCGGATCGAGATCGGCATGAAATATCTGCGATTGGTCGGCCTTGACGCCTACACGAATTCTTATCCCTATGAATTGTCCGGCGGCATGCAGCAACGAGTGGCCATTGCCAGATCCCTGGCCAACGACCCGCAAATCCTTCTGATGGACGAACCCTTCGGCGCATTGGATGCGCACACCAGGATACTGTTGCAGAAGGAACTGCTGACCATCTGGAACAAGAACCGCAAAACCATCCTCTTCGTGACCCACAGCGTGGATGAAGCCATTTACCTGAGCGACCGCATCGTGGTCATGTCAGCCAGCCCCGGCAAAATCCTCGCCGACATCCCCGTTGACATGCCCCGCCCAAGAAAGCGCTCCGACCCGGCCTACGGCGCTTTGGTCGCACAAT
- a CDS encoding ABC transporter permease, with the protein MGLRLLKKLAVSLATPLLFLGVWQIIALSIDNIIALPTVDKVFYILLNPTAPLISLGSLLNNVMTSFSRVLVGYALAVFVAVPIGLAMGYKPLINQLFSTFFGMFRPIPPLAWVPLVLAWFGITSLATFFPFDASPLFVHLRRLQLAMLFIIFMGAFFPILTSTIHGVRNTRKTLLESARTLGASEKDIMCKILIPAAAPSIVNGMRIGLGVAWMCLVSAEMLPGSVSGVGYVIMHAYSLARTDIVIAGIISIGLVGVLLDYSFRLLEHKKFSWVHKST; encoded by the coding sequence ATGGGTTTAAGATTGTTAAAAAAGTTAGCTGTTTCGCTTGCAACTCCTTTATTATTTTTAGGCGTGTGGCAAATTATCGCATTATCCATCGACAACATTATTGCCCTTCCTACAGTAGACAAAGTATTTTATATATTACTCAACCCTACTGCGCCACTAATCAGCCTAGGTTCTTTGCTGAACAATGTCATGACCAGTTTTTCCAGGGTACTTGTTGGATATGCATTGGCTGTTTTTGTCGCGGTGCCTATTGGCTTGGCAATGGGATACAAGCCACTGATAAACCAGCTCTTCAGTACCTTCTTTGGCATGTTCCGCCCAATCCCTCCACTGGCATGGGTTCCTCTGGTCCTGGCATGGTTTGGCATAACAAGCTTGGCGACATTTTTTCCGTTTGATGCGAGTCCACTTTTTGTGCATCTGAGAAGATTACAGTTAGCCATGCTGTTCATCATCTTTATGGGCGCTTTTTTTCCAATTCTGACAAGCACAATACATGGTGTTAGAAATACAAGAAAAACACTGTTGGAATCAGCTCGCACTCTGGGTGCCAGTGAGAAAGACATTATGTGTAAAATCCTTATCCCCGCGGCAGCTCCATCTATCGTGAATGGCATGCGTATTGGACTGGGAGTTGCCTGGATGTGTCTGGTCTCAGCTGAAATGCTTCCTGGTAGCGTTTCGGGAGTAGGGTATGTCATCATGCATGCCTATTCACTGGCTCGCACCGACATAGTCATTGCTGGAATTATTTCGATTGGCTTGGTTGGGGTTTTGCTGGACTACTCGTTCCGGTTGTTGGAACATAAAAAATTCTCATGGGTTCATAAATCGACTTGA
- a CDS encoding ABC transporter substrate-binding protein: MNKNRKLLVVASVIFAFQNRMKTFMPIVISVILISLLFPLAGYSSSVKSRDKIPTFRVGYIFSDHSLLSIAAAHKAEAFKGQGPYLETVINNEVYRLISKNGDQVANIEMIVTNSGAEAATMLSQKQLDISMFSVTVVMSNRDRDVPIKVLGPAHLGGNSLVFHKDTGVKDWDTFYNYIQQSTTPVSIGYISPTSSATIIIKSALAKNGISYTEDFENSEADVLLVNLRSTANFMTAMSSGQVVGWIGPSPFPMVAEHQGIGNIVFESSEFPPLDYFVDFPCCCLVASEHIIENYPNEMQIFVDLMRFTADFLNNNRDEAATIVSERIGVPKEAAKLSTVHYTVVPTESWMRGTEVLYNFLNGTGHFNGKMQNLDFEEVKSEIFDFRFTNH, from the coding sequence ATGAATAAGAACCGCAAATTATTGGTCGTTGCAAGTGTGATTTTTGCCTTTCAAAATCGCATGAAAACCTTTATGCCCATTGTAATATCCGTAATTCTTATCAGTTTACTTTTTCCCCTTGCTGGATACTCAAGTAGTGTGAAAAGCAGAGATAAAATTCCAACATTCCGTGTAGGATATATTTTCAGTGATCACAGCCTGCTGAGCATAGCCGCTGCGCACAAGGCTGAAGCTTTTAAAGGACAAGGGCCATACCTGGAGACCGTGATTAACAATGAGGTATACAGGCTTATTTCCAAGAATGGCGATCAAGTAGCAAACATCGAAATGATCGTCACAAACAGCGGTGCTGAAGCGGCCACAATGCTATCACAAAAGCAGCTTGATATCTCGATGTTTTCAGTAACAGTGGTTATGTCTAACCGGGACAGGGACGTACCAATAAAAGTATTAGGCCCGGCCCACCTTGGCGGGAATTCCCTTGTATTTCATAAAGATACAGGCGTAAAAGACTGGGATACTTTTTATAATTATATTCAGCAAAGTACGACTCCAGTAAGCATCGGCTATATATCGCCTACGAGTTCAGCGACAATAATTATCAAGTCCGCGCTTGCTAAAAATGGAATCAGCTATACGGAAGATTTTGAAAATTCCGAGGCCGATGTGCTACTGGTCAATCTACGGTCCACAGCAAACTTCATGACGGCGATGAGCAGCGGCCAAGTCGTAGGTTGGATCGGACCATCCCCTTTCCCAATGGTTGCTGAACACCAAGGCATTGGTAATATTGTGTTTGAATCATCGGAATTTCCACCACTCGACTACTTCGTTGATTTTCCATGTTGCTGTCTAGTCGCCAGTGAACACATTATTGAAAATTATCCAAATGAGATGCAGATTTTTGTTGACCTAATGCGTTTCACCGCCGATTTTCTCAATAACAATCGGGACGAAGCCGCAACCATTGTTTCCGAACGGATCGGCGTTCCCAAGGAGGCCGCCAAGTTGTCAACCGTCCACTATACAGTTGTTCCGACAGAGAGTTGGATGAGAGGCACCGAGGTCCTTTACAATTTTCTGAACGGCACAGGACATTTCAATGGTAAGATGCAAAACCTTGATTTTGAAGAAGTAAAATCGGAAATTTTTGATTTTCGGTTTACAAATCACTAA
- a CDS encoding double-cubane-cluster-containing anaerobic reductase: protein MTSLINSLQQIAEENLLELEQAKAEGRSAIGFYCLYSPMEIALAAGAIPLPLCGTRNEPVAAAEEFLPRNLCPLIKSSFGFAVSDTCPFFRYSDIIIGDTTCDGKKKMFELLNRYKPTYVLQLPQNQDDPRALALWRSELERFKAIVEKQTGTEITDERLRRAIRLMNRLRAMRKAVMDLNKKQPAPLSGSVLLELLTKIGFLADKEKAINLMERVVAEACAGAFSVSGGQDRKRRRILLTGVPVGVGSDKVVKIVEQSGADVVAFENCSGYKKIFSISEDKDPLDALAEQYLAIPCSVMSPNPGRFTLLEEMIREFQVDGVIDLTWQACHTYNIEAFLVNEFVTQTFNFPALHLETDYAESDTEQLRVRIEAYLEML from the coding sequence ATGACCAGTCTGATCAATTCATTACAACAAATCGCTGAAGAAAACCTGTTGGAACTGGAACAGGCCAAAGCTGAAGGGCGCTCAGCCATCGGCTTCTACTGCCTTTATTCCCCCATGGAAATCGCTCTAGCAGCTGGGGCCATCCCCTTGCCGTTGTGCGGCACGCGCAACGAGCCTGTCGCTGCGGCAGAGGAGTTCTTGCCCCGCAATCTTTGCCCCTTGATCAAAAGCAGTTTTGGGTTTGCTGTCAGCGATACGTGCCCGTTTTTTCGGTATTCTGACATCATCATCGGAGATACCACCTGCGACGGAAAAAAGAAGATGTTCGAGCTGCTCAATCGATACAAACCCACCTATGTGCTGCAATTGCCACAGAATCAAGACGACCCCAGGGCGCTTGCCTTGTGGCGCAGCGAACTTGAGCGGTTCAAGGCCATCGTCGAAAAACAGACCGGAACAGAGATTACCGATGAACGTCTCAGACGGGCTATCCGCTTGATGAACCGGCTCCGCGCCATGCGAAAGGCGGTTATGGATCTGAACAAAAAGCAGCCTGCCCCGCTCAGCGGTTCAGTGCTGTTGGAACTGCTCACTAAAATCGGTTTTCTGGCGGACAAGGAGAAAGCAATTAATCTGATGGAAAGGGTGGTTGCCGAGGCATGTGCCGGGGCGTTTTCCGTGAGCGGCGGACAGGACCGTAAGCGTCGACGAATCCTGTTAACCGGGGTTCCCGTGGGTGTGGGCAGCGACAAGGTTGTGAAGATTGTTGAACAAAGCGGTGCCGATGTGGTGGCCTTTGAAAATTGTTCCGGCTATAAAAAAATATTTTCCATTTCAGAAGACAAAGACCCCCTGGATGCCCTGGCCGAGCAATACCTCGCCATCCCTTGTTCGGTAATGAGTCCCAATCCAGGCCGTTTTACGTTGCTGGAGGAGATGATTCGCGAATTTCAGGTTGACGGGGTTATCGATCTGACGTGGCAAGCCTGTCACACCTATAACATTGAAGCATTTCTTGTAAATGAATTCGTCACACAAACTTTCAACTTTCCCGCTCTCCATCTGGAAACTGATTACGCTGAAAGCGACACGGAACAACTTCGGGTTCGCATAGAGGCCTATCTCGAGATGCTCTGA
- the saoP gene encoding ABC transporter permease subunit SaoP (Most members of this family are selenoproteins with the selenocysteine residue at the channel-gating position.): MLSRFYWVGSVIIVLAIWQLAAMSFQSTLLMPSPWLSAKAFYHAALDPQIHADLLITLWRIFLGFLVAVVIGLPLGFVMGYSRTFLSFLDPLITSLRQIPIMAWVPLAIIWFGLGNGPTIFLIAFAGIFPMMLSVVAGVQDISTDYYNAARSMGASNRSILIDIVLPSSLPSIMTGMRLALSAGWMSVIUAEFIATRSGFGHALVTAQTYMDTPRVMALMVMAGLVGLTIDRGFLFLTKRAARWKYI; this comes from the coding sequence ATTCTCTCCCGTTTTTACTGGGTAGGCAGTGTGATCATCGTCTTGGCGATCTGGCAATTGGCAGCCATGTCATTCCAATCAACACTCCTGATGCCCTCACCCTGGCTTTCCGCCAAGGCATTTTATCATGCAGCTTTGGACCCTCAAATCCACGCGGATTTATTGATCACCCTCTGGAGAATTTTTTTGGGTTTTCTGGTCGCTGTTGTCATCGGTCTGCCCCTGGGTTTCGTGATGGGCTATTCCAGGACTTTTTTAAGCTTCCTTGACCCGTTAATCACATCATTACGCCAAATTCCCATCATGGCCTGGGTGCCCCTGGCCATCATCTGGTTTGGTCTGGGGAATGGGCCTACCATTTTCTTAATCGCATTTGCCGGCATTTTCCCCATGATGCTCAGCGTGGTAGCCGGGGTTCAGGACATCTCAACGGATTATTACAACGCGGCTCGCAGCATGGGCGCTAGCAATCGCAGCATTTTGATTGATATCGTCTTGCCCAGTTCTCTTCCTTCAATCATGACCGGCATGAGGCTGGCCTTAAGCGCTGGATGGATGAGCGTCATCTGAGCAGAGTTCATCGCCACCCGGTCCGGGTTTGGCCATGCACTGGTAACAGCTCAAACATATATGGACACCCCCAGGGTCATGGCGCTCATGGTCATGGCAGGATTGGTGGGTCTGACGATAGATCGAGGTTTTTTGTTTCTGACAAAACGTGCGGCAAGATGGAAATACATCTAA
- the saoB gene encoding ABC transporter substrate-binding (seleno)protein SaoB produces MGYRALTANYARAAVATALCLTVLFCGCNRANQDASSIRIGVPSGAGGLLVHYLVHHVDADNLIRSFNYEIFSLEDCCAAISQFALLSLAVDAAILCPTAAAELVAKDSRFWEVGPVLANSVVIVTRDPEKVRKVGIAQHREYQVSIARKAFGEGVEILPISPMALGVAYESGQVDAAIVDIEDSTNLTGHKIQVGGFLEYVETYVLVVRQNIPDLGWLLSAFTAAAIELNNTKTLQSAIDGYSRVTTTGNEADIWKQQSGIVFLPIVASCNCDPR; encoded by the coding sequence ATGGGGTATCGCGCATTGACCGCAAACTATGCCAGGGCAGCAGTGGCGACTGCCCTGTGCTTAACCGTGCTTTTTTGTGGATGTAATCGTGCAAATCAGGATGCTTCAAGCATCCGCATCGGCGTCCCCAGCGGAGCTGGTGGGTTATTGGTGCATTATCTTGTTCATCATGTCGATGCTGACAACCTTATCCGTTCGTTTAATTACGAGATTTTTTCCCTTGAAGACTGTTGCGCCGCGATATCGCAGTTTGCCCTGCTTTCTCTAGCGGTGGATGCAGCGATTCTCTGCCCGACCGCGGCAGCGGAACTTGTGGCCAAGGATAGCCGTTTCTGGGAAGTAGGGCCCGTTCTGGCCAACTCAGTTGTGATTGTGACCCGCGACCCGGAAAAGGTCAGAAAGGTCGGCATTGCTCAACATCGTGAATACCAGGTCAGCATTGCACGAAAAGCATTTGGTGAAGGCGTAGAAATCTTGCCCATTTCACCGATGGCTTTGGGAGTGGCTTACGAGTCGGGCCAGGTTGATGCAGCAATCGTGGACATCGAAGATTCCACCAATTTGACTGGTCATAAAATTCAGGTTGGTGGTTTTTTAGAATATGTGGAAACGTATGTTTTAGTAGTCCGACAAAATATTCCCGACCTGGGCTGGCTGTTGTCAGCTTTCACCGCCGCTGCCATTGAACTCAATAATACAAAAACCCTCCAGTCGGCTATTGATGGTTACAGCAGAGTCACAACAACTGGCAATGAGGCGGATATTTGGAAGCAACAATCCGGAATTGTCTTTCTGCCGATTGTGGCCAGTTGCAATTGTGATCCTCGATAG
- the saoX gene encoding ABC transporter substrate-binding subunit SaoX: MYKYNIKNMTRREFLRASSFMGVALTGATVPLLTGCTKEEVAGKDNYSVQIGYYDCDHMVAAPISRDRGLLMNNGVNNFRMTGNGQVPQAMTAGHMDVGYVGTTTIERAFRNGAPIRVVANNHRGGSWYLVAANHIKEAKDLIGKRVSLGAHPNPFWCNCATQVDIPWQFEHYDVYVMTDRDEYVALMAGHLDGYTCCDPWGSMAEYSDVGWIVATNHLLQDGSWGACCDLVMRDAFIEQHRELAKLCLKTHIDALMFVYEQPYKAAETFASDFKVPLPVAIKTIWRKTNAEGTSMTWRHDVSEKERQFAYSKSLGLPEFQETAPPAEWMDDTLLKEIGAPDFYEFIEKKVKPYFPDRMSLEDWTDVATKRHTI, encoded by the coding sequence ATGTACAAATACAATATAAAAAACATGACGCGCAGGGAATTCCTAAGGGCTTCCTCGTTCATGGGAGTTGCCCTCACTGGAGCAACGGTCCCTCTGCTTACCGGCTGCACGAAAGAAGAAGTTGCCGGCAAGGATAATTATTCCGTCCAGATAGGATATTACGACTGCGATCACATGGTTGCCGCGCCAATCTCCCGTGACAGGGGATTGCTCATGAACAATGGCGTCAATAATTTCCGGATGACGGGCAATGGGCAAGTGCCGCAGGCGATGACCGCCGGGCACATGGACGTGGGGTATGTGGGAACCACGACCATTGAGCGGGCCTTTCGCAATGGCGCGCCAATCCGCGTAGTGGCCAATAACCATCGTGGCGGGTCATGGTATCTGGTTGCCGCCAACCATATCAAGGAAGCCAAGGATTTGATTGGCAAGCGTGTTTCACTCGGCGCTCACCCCAACCCATTCTGGTGCAACTGTGCCACCCAGGTGGATATACCATGGCAGTTTGAACACTACGACGTGTATGTCATGACTGATAGAGATGAATATGTCGCCCTGATGGCCGGACACCTTGACGGCTACACCTGTTGTGACCCGTGGGGCTCCATGGCGGAATACTCGGATGTGGGTTGGATTGTCGCGACCAATCATCTCCTGCAGGACGGCAGTTGGGGAGCTTGTTGCGACTTGGTCATGCGGGATGCCTTTATCGAACAACACCGTGAACTTGCCAAACTTTGTCTGAAAACTCACATCGATGCCCTGATGTTTGTCTATGAACAACCCTATAAGGCTGCCGAAACATTTGCCTCTGACTTCAAAGTACCGTTGCCTGTTGCCATCAAAACCATCTGGCGCAAAACCAATGCGGAAGGAACAAGCATGACATGGAGGCATGATGTCAGTGAGAAGGAGAGACAATTTGCCTACTCAAAGAGTTTAGGTTTGCCGGAATTTCAGGAAACAGCCCCCCCCGCGGAATGGATGGACGATACGTTGCTCAAGGAAATCGGTGCTCCAGATTTTTATGAATTTATTGAGAAGAAAGTGAAGCCCTATTTCCCTGATCGCATGAGCCTGGAAGATTGGACTGACGTCGCCACCAAAAGGCATACAATTTAA